The following is a genomic window from Corvus moneduloides isolate bCorMon1 chromosome 7, bCorMon1.pri, whole genome shotgun sequence.
ccctgaaatctgaaaaaaaaagaacagattcAGAATGTTGGATCCATTCCCAGGCAGCATGTGTAAGGTGGTAACTGCCTTACCCAGAGGTGAATAATTGTCTGTCTTTGGAAGCTATAACTGTTCATGGAAAATAACATCCTGCTCCAGAAGGACCAAAGCCCCATGATTATGTTAGTTTGgttgttttcttctaaatatttggtttggtttatgtCAGTCACTTACTTGAATAAGCAGCCCAGCTGTATACGTTTTTCAATAGTAAAGGTTCTTAGTTTGTTATTTCTCAGAGCTCTCAGGGCACAGTGTCATGAATGACTGTGGAATACTGGAAGGAAGCTCTGTAATCTTGTTTCTGTAACAATaaattctctttgtttttatatCACCTCAGTTTGCAGTGTGTTCCTTTCTTGGGAGGGACAATCAGTATGACAAACACTTTTACCTCAGCAGAGCATTTTGCTCTTGTTGGAGTGTTTGTTGGCAGCCACCCTGAGGGGTAGCAGATTGATATCCCTtcaacagcagctgagagaTGGTAGGAAAGAATAAGTTCAGAACATGATAATGGCAGCTGATGCCAGTAAGGCCATTCAGTAACTGCTTCCTCTAGGAGAAACTTGCTGGAaggtggcagctgctccagaagTGAAGTTGTGAATCTATAGCATTTCTGTTTCTCGTATTTCTCTGTCAGAGTTCAATACACTCAAACCAAGTTCTTTCAGGTATTCTATATGAGGAGGAATTGGATATCAAATTTACTTACTTGGTATATTTGGTGTTACACGGGATTTTGATTTAGTAGGGTGAGACGACTACATAGGTGTGCTCACCATCATGACACTGGACATCCCCAGTCATGGTGGAACGTGGGTAGAAGCTAGCTCAAGCTCATTGCTCTTTTcaaagattaaatattttatcagttGTCCAGGTTTTATACTTTTATGTTGGATGGGGGTGAGCCATGCATCCACACCCTCCATGCTGGTCTGGCTTGCTCAGGAAGACATTATTCCTTGTTAATTGTTTTGGGGTACTTGGTGACTCACAGGTGCAAATGTCTTCTCTAAAACTAAGGTCACCCTCCAATCTCCCTGGTGTTGAGGTAAATTGGACTTTCTTTATGATCTCTTCTTCTCTGAGATGGTATGTTTTTTGTCCTTCTCCTCTGGGATATCCTCCACTTGGGGGGGGAAcgtggggggaaagggggggtCTATAGGGGGTGCTAATCAGTCACATACTGTGATTAAACTGAGTTGGTATTTTGTTCTTCCTATTAAAATCCAGCCACCTTCATTAGTTAGCATTATCACTTGCTGATAAAGGCCTACTAGGAGGAAGAGACAACCCCATCAAATAAAGAACTGCAGAAAACAGCCATACTGTGAATTTATATGTAGGTCAGGCAGCagtcagggaaggaaaaaacacactttGAGTTTTGCAGTTCCGAGAAAAGTGTGGCTGGTAGGTTTTTGCACGGATTTGTCTCCCCCCCCCACAGAGCTGACTGGTAAGAAGGAAGTTGGTTCTGCAATTTCctgactctttttttctctgtagtaCAACCTAGAGAATGGTGAGGGGCAATCACTTTTTCTCTCAGAAGGCCCTCAGCTTTGTTTTTtactttgccttttctttcctcccagcTCATGGCTGGGAGGCCAAATCCAGTTACAACAAACCTGGCActtaattctgttttgttttcagacagCAGGAGCACTGCCACCACAAAATGGAGGCTGAAGTCTGGTAGGAAGGAAAAGTTGGTGAGTTCAAGTCCTGCAGACTTAAACTGAAAGCAGGCAAGATCAGAGTGATGCtatatgaaaaggaaaacacttaAAAGAGTTGGGGAGGACTGTTagctgaagaagaagaaataatattgTCCAGTGGCATGAATCCTTGCCCAGTCACTCACATTTTGCTACTTATTCTTTCACTTTAACAGCAGTTTCACCAAGAACTCTTTATGCCCACCTCCTGTGGGAAGTTTGTCATTCTCTCCACCCAAATGGTTTTAGGATGATTTGTAAATGTGCTGCTCTTGGGATGGGCTGGCAGCATGTGTGAGGAGCCTGCCTGTGTTCAGCTGGCTGCCACCTTCTCCCGTTGGGCGAGAATTCCCACCACCTGAGTATTCCCACCACCTATGTGAGGGTTTGCTCAGTTCTTAAAGCAGTGCAAATTCAGGTGCTGATGAGTTTAGATTCTGTTGGCTGGCTGTTTCTGTAATCTCTTAAGATCTCCTGCAGGTAATTTGAAGACCAGGGAGAGGTGGAAACAAAATACATGCCATTAAGGGTATTATGCTGTACAGCAGGGTGTCTAGTGCtacatttttctccagaggTGTTGAGTGTTCAGCCCTTGCTGGTCAGCTTTTTTATTCTGACCCCTAAATAACATGGGCACATTCTCTCAGAAATTATTCAAATCTGCCTCTTTTCAACTAGAGATATTTCAAGTTATGAACAGAGAATGGCATGTTTGATCTGCAATGACTCCTTTGCAATGTGCTAAAAAATATAAGTGAAAACTTTGGGAATTCCCAGatattaatttctgtgtgtgctttctGTAAGTGTGCCTTTGCTTGTCATTCTGTTCTGTTATTGACAGCTACTGGAACTCCCCAGGCCCCAAATGTGGCTGACTCTTGTGGATGCCAACCATACATTCCTAGCTAGGCAGAATGTTATCCTGGACATGTCTTCTGAGCTTGGCCTAAGTCTTCTACATTAGTTTTGTATGTGTAGCCACTTTGCATTTAGGCCTGATTGGTCCAGGTATGTGAGTGCAAAGATGGATCCATACCTCCTTCAGTCTCTTTGCTAGGAAGATCTAACATGTCTTGGGGACATGTCAGCTTATAGCCTGTTGAAAAGTGCCTTGCTCTTTGGATTCCTTCCACCTTTGACCCAACTTGCCATGCATGTAGTAACCAAGTATCTTGCACTGGGTTTTGAACATTGGCATGTTGAACAAGGCATTTCTGTGATAAAAATGTACAGATTTCTATTTAGTATTTTGTTAAACTGGTTTTTACTGGATTTTTCAGGAAGGAAGAGATGCTGGTTTCAAATCAGTGCTTAGCAAGAACACTGGTTCTTTATTGGAGAGTATGGATACGCTGAGGGTCACTCTCTGGTTCAAAGTGAGCATTAAGGTGTTAAGGTTCGTTTCCAGAAGGATGAAGTTCCAGTTGGTAAAATCTCTCCCCTGCTATTGTGAAATACCTTCTATCCATAGTGCTGCACCAGAAGGTGTCGTGGAGGTGGTGCAGCATCCCAGAGCCCTATGCCATGGCGCAGTGCCTGCTCCCGTTGGTAGAACTGTCTTCAGCAGCTGTGGGAcgggtgggaagggagctgtATTCCATGGCTGGTGGCTGCTAGGGGCCGAACGCCGGCAGGGAGTGTGCTGCCTTTTCTGACAGCAGCCCAGAAGGCTCGCAAGGAGGAAGGCGAATTAGTGGTATTATAAAAGCTTCCTTCTGCTTGAATTAAAGTAGCAGTGGTTTGTGAGTGCCTGGAAAGCGGCGAGAGGCGACTGCAGGAAAAGCCTGGGCAGACGGAGACCTTTGCATCCGCACTAGCAGATTCGGTTTGCTCAAGAACGGGCTCAAAAGCAGTCGGAAAGGGGAGCAGACAGGCCCCGACACGGACAACTCCCCACGGGCCTCCGGAAGTTCAATCCAGAGGGAAGCGCCGCCCCGGGTCGGGCCCCGCCTCCGGTGGCGACGGGGAGCGCCCTCCGTGCTGCGCGGCTGCGGCGCGGCCATGGAGCTGCCCGTGCTGCTGGCGGTCAGCTACGAGCTGAGCGAGGCCGAGCTGGCGGCGCTCAAGTTCCTCAGCCGGGAGCACGTCCccaggaggaggctggaagCCGCTCGGAGCCCGCACGACTTGTTCGAAGCGCTGCAGGAGAAGGGCGTGCTGGAGGCGGGGAACCTGGCCTtcctcagggagctgctctACCGCATCGGGCGGATCGACCTCCTGGTTGCCCACCTGGGCTCCAGCCGGGAGCAGGTGGAGAGGGAGCTGCGGGTGCCGGGCAGGGCGCGGGTGCCGCCCCTCAGGTGAGTGAGGGCGCCGGGCTGGGCCGGCCCGGGCGGCGCTGCGGGACCGGCTGCCCGCCTCATTCCGTCACCTCCCCTGAACGAGGCTCAGCGCTGGAAGCGCACAAGCGGCTTCCAAGAGAAAGTGGGAACAGGCCCTACGGAGAGGCGCGATTGCAGCCCGACAGGAGGGAGGACACGGGGCTGTGCTCGCAGCTCCCCAGAGCTTCGGCGTGGCTTTCTGCAGGAGAACTGAGATCTGTTTAATTGCTGCTGAAAAGGGTTTGACTTCAGGCTGTCCTGGGACTTGTGTCCTCTATCTAAAAcggaaaaaaagggggaatatGAGCTGGGGGGACAGTAGACGAAAGGGGCAGTGCAGTAGTACGGAGTTAAATTGTGCTCGGAAACACGATGAAACAGCCCCCTCCACTTCTTTCTCTAGATACTTGCTCTTTCAGCTGTCTGAAGATATCACCGAAGATGAGCTGATGTCTTTCAAGTTACTTTTGGTCAAAGATTTACCAAAAAGCAAGCTAACCCGTGAGACTGTAAGCATCtctttaatactttttaaaaattattactatAATCCACAGAGGCTGTTGGGTTACTCATGGGGGAATGAGTGTCACTCTTCTTTATGGCATCACTCTTACGgtgaaaacacaagaaaaagggTGCCCCTGCGTGCATATGGGACTTGTTGGGGCTGGTGTTGGGCACAGCTTTTGCAGCTGTGTCAtagccagctgtgccagggactgAGGCCATCACATCCAAGTACCCCACGGGGGTCAGGCTACTCAGTGGCTTTAATCAACAAAAAACTGATGAGCACGTTCACTTATCTTGCCCAacagactattttttttcttctttctaagTCATTATCAAATACAGAAAGTCACCCACTGTGGGtattattttatgattttctttttatttttaatgcagaaaatacAGACCTAAGCAACAGATCCTTCTCAAGGTTAAGGCAAATGAGCTTGGAATTTACAAGTAGCCTTGCAGGAGATCCAGTGCTTTTATGCTGTCCCAGCCTGCAGTTCTGACTCCTGGGTACTTTGTTCTGTCTAATAAAAGTTTTGaggattttccttcttttcttagAGTGGAGACTGTGATAGCTGTTCTAGTAAATTCTTGGGGTGACCACTGTGCTCTGCTACTCACTCTTTGATGAGTTTCTGTCCCTCGGGTCCCCTTTTGCTTCAGAGTGATCTCCACACCACCATGAGGTTATACCCTTTTTGCCAGTGCTTAATATGGTCACTGCAGTGATTCTTGTGTTTCAGTTAAGTGCACAAGATAGCCACTGAAAGTTGAATGAAAGCAATCATTAAAAATGTTGTAATATATTCCTGTATGACCACTGTTAGGTGTCCTGGGTTAGATCGTAATTAGATCTTGGCACCTCTGAGCTACAGAAAGGAAATGAGTATGTTTTGAGATGTTGACAGTACTTGTAGGTTTTGCTGAACTAGGATTAACTGGCTCAGCTGGGGTCTCAACTGAGCTCCCAGTCAGCTGGATTGACTCTGTGGGTCGCATATGCTGTCAGTACATTAAAGCTTAGGTGCATGTGCTGCAACTTCACTCCCAATGGCAGCATGGAGGTGCACTAAGAGCAAACTGCCTTTTTGATTACCCAGACAATGCTTGACATTCTCACTGAGATGGAAAAGAAGGGCCTTCTGGGAAAAGACAACCTAAGTATGCTGAAGAGTCTCTGTGAAAAAATTAACATCAGCCTGTGGAGCAGAATTGAAGATGGATTAAACCTATTTGGTAACAGAACAAAACAGCCTCTTCCCCATAGTTATTGTCAAGGTGTTGTGTAGTTATTGTACAGGAGTAATCATGAATGCTTTGCAGGCCAAGAAGAGATGCTTGTCACACAGGAAGAGAGGGGCAGTACAGGAAGCTCTGGGGGGCATCTGGTGTCATCTGTAGCACCCTATCTTCCTGGCAATTTTAATGATTCTTCCCAGGTAAGTTAGTTTATTTCTTAGAAACATCATCATTTTGTCTTAGAAGAGCTCACCTGTCCATGAAGTGAACAGTTGTTCTAAGACCAGCTGTTAAAAGCACtgtctagaaaaagaaaaatgcacaaCTCTGCATCCTTTATTCTGAAGCTTtgtcaccagcacagctgctgcagtgttgTACTTCAGAAACATCTACAAGGCGGGGGTAGCAAGGTAGGCTGAGTTTATGGTACCAGGAATTAGGCAGCTGGCTTGGCATGGAGATGAGAGTGAACAGAGCACCCTGTGTGGGCTGAGCCTGACTTTGGTTGTCCAGCAGGGTGCTGTCCTGCATAGACTGCCAAAGGCAGTGGGGCAGGGCACTGCCAGGCCCTGGGAGCAAAACTGTTCAGGGAGAGCTGCCTGGACAGGAGGCCATCTGGCTGTGTACCCTGCTGTGCCACTCCCAACGGCTGAGGAGCCCCAGGAGGACAGCACAGGAGTTTCACCAGGAGtctttcttttcagctgcttgAAGCTTACAAAATGACCAGCCGACCCTGTGGAGTGTGCCTGATCCTGAATAATCACAATTTTGCAAAAGCTAGGGAAGGAGTGCTGGAACACAAACACATGAAGGATCGGAATGGTACAGACGTGGATGCAGGTACAGTGAATGTTAAGGATGAGTTCGtgaatctttaaaaatagaaacctTGCTTCTCTTCCTAAAGGTCTAAATTTCAATCTTCCCTTTCTAGGATACTTTTGTCGTAGTGACTCAGTCAGCCATTTACCGTGCTGACACACCCTAATCATCTCATCAAGTTTTTAGTGCCCAACACTGAACAATTCACTAGCATTTTGCAGTTCTAATGAGGTTACTGCAACCTTAACCAGCACCCTGAGCCTGGACTTCACAAGCTAGGCTAGCTTTGCATCAGCCTTGTGCATGCTAATTCTAAAATATGCAGAATTGGAAGCGTCTGCTGCTGAACCAGACATGGGCATTGTTTAACATCCAACTTAAAAAAAGGGACAATGTTGGCACTCAGGGGCCCTGATTTTAGCAGGCTGTTgtacagcagcagagctcacgGTGGGTCCTAGGGTCTCTCAGATCAGTGTATTTGCAGTGTCTGTGCCAAGAGATAAAATCCAACAATGGGTCTTCCCTCACTGAACTGAACTACACCTTTAGTTCAAATCAGAGCACAAGGTTTCTCCTCCTGTGACATGGGTACCACCCAAATCAGTTGTGCTCTCCTCTTGGGTAAAGCAACTGCACTGTCCAACACCTTTTGAGAGATGAAGGGACTAGCTGTAAAGTGAGTGGGGAAAAGAGATACAGCTTTCGTAATAGTTGTGCATGCTTTCCAGACAGAGGCACGATGGCAAGAAAGCCTTTTAATGACAGTTAAGGGAACTCAGTAGACACATGATCAGTGATGAGACTACTATAGTATTTTCGGACTAGGAATATAACTGCATGGATGTAGTCGTGTAGCAGATGACCAATTATGTCTAGAAATGCAATCTGCAATTGCAGAGTCTGACTTTCATATCATGAAATGTCTCCTATTTcccttctgtttgctttccagaGGCTCTGAGGAATGTCTTTAGCAAGCTTCATTTTAGAGTAGAAGAATATAGAGACCTCACTGCAGAAGAAATCCGAAAGACTGTGAACAACTTCCGGAATGAAGACCATGAAGACAAGGactgttttgtttgctgtatCCTGTCTCATGGGAAAAAAGGCATTATATATGGTGTTGATGGGCAGGAAGTACCTATCCGGGAACTGACCACTTCTTTCACTGTACAGAATTGCAACTCACTTGCTGGAAAACCGAAAGTTTTTTTTATTCAGGCCTGCCAAGGTGATGCTTTCCATAAAGGTGTGACCATCGAAACAGATTCTGGAGAGCAAGATTCTTCTGTAGAGCGAGATGCGAGGTTTCAGCTCGAATGCATCCCCGCAGAGGCAGACTTCCTCCTGGGCATGGCAACCCTGCAGGATTACGTCTCCTACAGAAGTCCCAGGGAGGGAACCTGGTACATACAGGCACTGTGCCAGCACCTGGAATACAGCTGTCCTCGGTACTTATGTTTCCATAAGCTTATTTTTGGCAACACCTCAATTTTCCTTCTGGTTGACAGGGACTTGATGTAGATGCAGAGGTAGATGATAGGGAGTGGGAATGCTCACTCAGAGTGCAAACAGTAATGTAGGACAGAGCAACACCATGTGGACTGTTCAAAGCAACTCGGGGAAGTGCTGAAGCTTATTAAAAACTGGAGCTGTTAGCACTGGTATATATTAAGATAGTGAGAATGTTGTTATTTTGCTGATGTTAACTGCCTGTAATACAAACTGTACTCATGTCTTTGCAGAGGGGAAGATGTTCTCACTATCCTGACAGCGGTAAATCAAGAAGTGAGCAGAAAATCCTGTGAGCGGGATGCAAAGAAGCAGATGCCACAGCCCAGTTTCACACTGAGGAAGAGGCTCATCTTCCCTGTCAACTGAATGGGAGcgctgcagcagcctggaatTGGCTGGTTTCACTCAGAATTTGATCAAACACAACAGACTTTCAAGTGTCTACTCTTACCAAAAgagcagatatttttaattgaaaatacaaCTGAGGAGAAAAAGCCCTAAGAAATTTGTGTTAATATGTATAACACTTCATACTTCAGAGCATCTCTGAGCTGGTCTCTGATTTATCTCTGATTTATTTAGCTGATCTCTCTCAGATCTGTGGTTTGCTGGCTAAAGTACACTCAGTGGCCTTATCAGCTGTGTCACATTGCTATTGCTTTCATAAGGTATCTTTACAAGGCAACTTTCAGAAGACAACCATTATAAAGCctattttgcaaaataaacgGGAGAGTGCTGTAAATTTTATAGGATATAATCAGCCCACATCAGTGTGTTTGTTACTTGTCCTCATCACTTAAAGTCATTCATTTGTAGTGGCTTGGTACGCCTCAAGATAAAGTCAAGCACTTGTTATCCAGCATCCTCAGCAGGATGTATCTGTGACCTGGATATCAGATATCCTCTACATCGAGTAGTCTCAACAGTGAAAATCAGTTGCTCTGGTACAGCTTCATGTTTCAAGATGTCCAGTTGCCCTGTGTTCACTGACCTTGCTCATCTTTGAGTCTTAGTTCTAAGCACCGGAGAAGTCACTAGGTGAGTACCCAGCTccttaaaacattttgtattgCCTCCCGTGGTGAGCACGCACAGAGAACTCTCAGTGTCTACCCCCGTTTTGTCACAAATCTATAGGGCTCACCTACCATCAGCTACCGAGATGGTACAAAACACAACCGTGGTGGTGGTAGACCACACTGCAGTGCTAACACTGTAATGCTACAGGAACACACAAGCTGCTCTaaaagaggggaggaaaaaaccccaaagcaccaCCCACgcacaaaaacccccaagtaCCAGAAAATATGAACAGATGCATTTAAAGTGATGCTCAACACTGAAATGCTAAATAAATGTAGTGGCTTCTAAAGCCACTTCTGCAGATACCAACTCACTAAGCTGGTGTACAGTATAATAATCACCATAAATTTTAGCCACACAAAGGCCTGATTTTAGGTTTGTTATAGAACAAACTATAGTAGAGAAGATGACATCTGGAACAAACCACAGCAGATCAGCAATATACTGAAAAATTCCATGTTATACATGTTTTATTATCAAATTTACATTCCACTATGAAACAACAGTAAGTGcaaaaaacagatggaaaaaataccATGAAAATCCCAGACTGTTCAAGCATTGTGTGTAGTCCCCTCATGTAACAGCCAAATGAAGCTAAAACCCAATTATTCTCCGTTCCTCTCTGTTGCTAATTTGACAGCAGTAGATGTTTTAACTTTGATCACAGGTACTTTGAGCATGCAGGTATCACTGAGTTTAACAAAAACAGTGAAACTGGAAAGCTTTAAGTTTGTGCTTTGTTTAAGACAATCGGAATAAGGTAAATACAAGAATTTCCTTCTGTCTTGTGTAACTTGCACAATCACTGGTAAGTCCTTCCTAGCATCTGTGTTTGACTCAAACCTGCAAGACAACAGAACCTTGCCAAAATGTAATACTCCATTCCTTCTAGATCTACCTCTACTCAAAAGATCTGGTGCAGGATCTCAGCCATGCCAGTTGGTCACCTCTCACCTGTCTTATGGGAGATAATGAAAGCCAAATCATTTCTAGAATCATGGTAACTTCTAAAATGTtctcagaaatatatttaaaaaaggTTTATCTTCTAGGTTTTGGCACAAAGCGGTAACTTGGAAGAAGCATCAGCTTTCCCTGTTACTGCAAGCCAGACCTGTATAGCCAAACTGTGCATGACCATCCAAAGGCATAAATGCATGACAGAATTTGAACAACACTGCACCACAGCATCAACCAACTggataaacacacacaaacaccatGGTATAgagctttttccattttctttttgccttaTGTAAAGTATCTGATGATACATCTCACCTGCAGAACAAACTGACCTCTTGACATCCACAGCATTGTTTGAACTGAACCGGTTTATATTCTTGGGCTATGGAATATGGAAGTGTCCCCAAGAGAAACATGCATTTAATTTATATGCTTGTAGATTAATTTTACCTGAACCATGGTCTGCCAAAGGAATTCTGCGTTAGCTGGTTTGCTACTCTGCTGATCCAATGGCTGGAGTTATCTAATGAAGCCAGTTAGAAACAGTGTAATACCTTCAAAAATTTATCTGTAACTGACAGGTATTCCTACAATAAACACATAAAATGGACATACTTTTGACATGCTACACACTCCTCTTGATACCAAACTGTCTAAGCTTTTGCTAACTCATTTCCCTGGAAGTTACAGATACACAGCAGACATACCCGTCTCAGTCCACTGGAGACCAACATTGCACTCCCTCCTTTCACTCTTACCTTATGTAGCTAGGCAAGACACCATGCACAGCTAAGtacatacaaacaaaaatacttacatgaaaaaattaaatatttttcattttaaaaacaaaattaaccCGTATATagtcttttaaataaaattcaccTTTTGTAAGTGTAAGATTTTGCTTAGAGAGCAAAAGGCAACTCCAGGAGTTCCTGAATATTTCTGTGCGCTGCTGACAGACAAGCTTCTGCTAAGAATCCCTGTGCAAATTTGAAGTGGttactccttttccttttaccaaaaaaaaaaaaccaaaaaccaaatcAATCATCACAAGATCTATAGAACTGTAAAAGCAGAAAGGCCACGTTACAAATTTCCTATAAACAAGGTTAAGaagctttcttttcctgccctACTCCACTCACCCTTGTAGCAGCGAGGGTGCTGATTATGGATGTGCCTTATGGCACATGCAAATCAGTGAAATTGCACTGATGCACCACACCACACCCCCTGACAGCTGCCAGCTATGCCCCCCTACCTACACAGTAACAGGCAAGGTAAACGTTAACTGTTTAATCTAATTGTATGGAAACAAATCATTTTATAATGTTGATAGGTATTGTGAAAATTTACATAAAGATTAAGAACCTGTTTCTATTCAGGTCACTAGCAAAGACAACTTTTTCTTGTTACACAAAACATCTGTTGTAGATTGTTCAGTTATGATTAGAACCCTAGACAGGAAGGAATCAAAAAAGCAGCATGGGCAGTAATATTTTGATGATTAACACTCAGAAACCAGATTTCTAAAATGTAGATCTCTTTTGAGTTGGAAAGTCTGCCTCAGCTATGTTCAGAACTACACTCACTCACTGATCACCGGATTTCAATATTCATTAAAATGCTACAAAGAACaccagcttttttcttcctgtttctacATACAGACTGGCAAATTTTGCTCTTAATGAaatcttttaaacaaaatcctATCTAAAATGAGAAGTAAGTGAATGAAAGGCATAAAGTTTACTGGAGATCTCTCAAATACACAAAACGTCTACTTGGCAAGACAAGAGGCAGTTTTCTGAACTTCCAACACTTTCCTTGAAGTAAATGCT
Proteins encoded in this region:
- the LOC116446459 gene encoding caspase-8-like, which translates into the protein MELPVLLAVSYELSEAELAALKFLSREHVPRRRLEAARSPHDLFEALQEKGVLEAGNLAFLRELLYRIGRIDLLVAHLGSSREQVERELRVPGRARVPPLRYLLFQLSEDITEDELMSFKLLLVKDLPKSKLTRETTMLDILTEMEKKGLLGKDNLSMLKSLCEKINISLWSRIEDGLNLFGQEEMLVTQEERGSTGSSGGHLVSSVAPYLPGNFNDSSQLLEAYKMTSRPCGVCLILNNHNFAKAREGVLEHKHMKDRNGTDVDAEALRNVFSKLHFRVEEYRDLTAEEIRKTVNNFRNEDHEDKDCFVCCILSHGKKGIIYGVDGQEVPIRELTTSFTVQNCNSLAGKPKVFFIQACQGDAFHKGVTIETDSGEQDSSVERDARFQLECIPAEADFLLGMATLQDYVSYRSPREGTWYIQALCQHLEYSCPRGEDVLTILTAVNQEVSRKSCERDAKKQMPQPSFTLRKRLIFPVN